Proteins co-encoded in one Meiothermus sp. genomic window:
- a CDS encoding BTAD domain-containing putative transcriptional regulator: MALSWQSPVYLKRERLLELIPEEPGFVLWLEAPAGFGKSVLAGQLAERLSWRVVWGSALLGDLKGLLAKALNLPPEAPWGALVETLKLEPTLVVLEDLTGEEDLSPLLRTLPCLLILASRRPLPYPELPKLLAEGRLVHLQAGDLVFTQEEAHTLFGGRAGWEEAHAVTGGWPLPLFLSAFTGKPPETQALLRGLKESLSEGEFQEGLLLAALPVLPEPLARPETQSLFQKGLLRHLQEGFTLHPLLKEIALKSLLPEVQQAVRGAEGRLAEDLLAEAYWNARLPKELLALLEKPIQLRIPAERLVQWEALLRRGGMRARLRLGEALLQCGKREGYALLEPLAASQDPGVALTASGHLAYYLAEPLLGKDLKRARGYLERGLALLDQVNGELAGRFLNDAARVPYEEERTEEALRLLEEALRRLPPESPYRIAPLTNLAFLRFELKGALLERIAALEEAVLATGYSYANLPGHLRDLGRLYLLLGEREKATDRFRKASEAPGNPLAALEARIFLAYLTKDPETLARLLAQAELWENSYLVERGRAFLAELRSDPDLLAGLSGFLPGLARALLLNEASLLPPRPQEREEQLYWHAARYRILRKEEDLRALLALTDAREKVLPGLLPLALLPRKGPELAQAYPLWEVLQSGWKEAVASRLPEIPPLRVRVLGQFQVEGPVGAVELKGRAKELFALLLLGLPREEVAYALWPDLPEEAALNNLHVWLTRLRKVLEPWGVPTYCLEEGLVRVELDLFSVEEALEKGDAERVLALYQEPLFPGLDHPFLDRKREEVFHRVRALFVQKGEPRLLERLLELDPLDEEALVSLVEQCLHKGQKVRAKRLLEAYRKRLREELGERPSPALEALFRQL; encoded by the coding sequence ATGGCCTTATCGTGGCAAAGCCCGGTATATCTAAAAAGGGAGCGGCTTTTGGAGCTAATCCCGGAAGAACCGGGATTCGTACTGTGGCTCGAGGCCCCCGCAGGCTTTGGCAAGAGCGTCCTGGCAGGGCAGTTGGCCGAAAGGCTATCTTGGCGCGTCGTTTGGGGGAGCGCCCTGCTGGGGGATCTCAAGGGCCTCTTGGCCAAGGCCCTGAACCTACCCCCGGAAGCCCCTTGGGGCGCGCTGGTAGAGACCCTAAAGCTCGAGCCCACCCTGGTGGTTCTGGAAGACCTGACCGGCGAAGAAGACCTCTCCCCCCTGCTCCGCACCCTGCCCTGCCTCCTCATCCTTGCAAGCCGCAGACCCCTCCCCTACCCCGAGCTTCCCAAGCTCCTCGCCGAGGGGCGCCTCGTTCATCTCCAGGCTGGGGATCTCGTCTTCACCCAGGAGGAAGCCCACACCCTCTTCGGGGGCAGGGCGGGCTGGGAGGAGGCGCACGCGGTCACGGGAGGTTGGCCGCTGCCTCTTTTTCTTTCCGCTTTCACCGGGAAACCCCCAGAAACCCAGGCCCTTCTCCGGGGGCTAAAGGAAAGCCTTTCCGAGGGAGAGTTCCAAGAGGGGCTCCTGCTGGCTGCCCTGCCCGTCCTGCCCGAGCCCCTGGCTCGCCCTGAAACCCAAAGCCTCTTCCAGAAGGGCCTTCTCCGCCATCTACAAGAGGGCTTCACCCTCCACCCCCTCCTCAAGGAGATAGCCCTGAAAAGCCTCCTCCCTGAGGTGCAGCAAGCAGTGCGGGGAGCAGAGGGAAGGCTTGCGGAAGACCTCCTGGCCGAGGCCTACTGGAATGCCCGTCTCCCCAAGGAACTGCTTGCCCTCTTGGAAAAGCCCATCCAGCTCAGGATCCCGGCAGAGAGGCTCGTCCAGTGGGAAGCCCTCCTCCGCCGAGGGGGGATGCGGGCCCGGCTGCGGCTAGGGGAAGCGCTGCTGCAGTGTGGGAAGCGGGAGGGGTATGCCCTTCTCGAGCCCCTCGCCGCTTCCCAAGACCCCGGCGTGGCCCTCACCGCCTCGGGGCACCTCGCCTACTATCTGGCCGAGCCCCTTTTGGGCAAGGACTTGAAGAGGGCCCGGGGCTACCTGGAAAGGGGCCTGGCCCTTCTGGACCAAGTCAACGGGGAGCTTGCCGGGCGCTTCCTGAACGACGCTGCCCGGGTGCCCTACGAAGAGGAGAGGACAGAGGAAGCCCTGAGGCTTTTAGAAGAGGCCCTGAGGCGGCTTCCCCCGGAAAGTCCTTACCGCATAGCCCCCCTCACCAATCTGGCCTTCCTCCGCTTTGAGCTCAAAGGCGCTCTCTTGGAGCGCATCGCCGCCCTGGAGGAGGCGGTGCTTGCCACCGGATACAGCTATGCCAACCTCCCCGGACACCTCCGGGATCTTGGGCGGCTTTACCTCCTGCTTGGGGAAAGGGAAAAAGCCACAGACCGCTTCCGTAAGGCCTCCGAGGCCCCAGGAAATCCCCTCGCCGCCCTCGAGGCCCGCATATTCCTGGCCTATTTAACCAAAGACCCGGAAACCCTCGCTCGCCTGCTGGCCCAAGCCGAGCTTTGGGAGAACTCGTACCTGGTGGAAAGGGGGAGGGCTTTCCTGGCCGAGCTTCGGAGCGACCCCGACCTTCTGGCCGGGCTCAGTGGCTTCCTGCCAGGCCTCGCTCGAGCCCTCCTCCTCAACGAAGCCAGCCTCCTTCCACCCCGCCCACAGGAGCGGGAGGAACAGCTCTACTGGCACGCGGCCCGCTACCGCATCCTGAGAAAAGAAGAGGATCTAAGGGCCCTCCTTGCCCTTACCGACGCCAGGGAAAAAGTTCTCCCGGGGCTTCTCCCGCTAGCACTCCTCCCCAGAAAAGGCCCTGAGCTCGCCCAGGCCTATCCCCTCTGGGAGGTGTTGCAAAGCGGTTGGAAGGAGGCTGTGGCCTCACGGCTTCCCGAGATCCCCCCGCTTAGGGTCAGGGTTCTGGGTCAGTTCCAGGTAGAAGGCCCCGTGGGAGCGGTGGAGCTCAAGGGGCGGGCCAAGGAACTTTTCGCCCTCCTCCTCCTCGGCCTTCCTCGAGAGGAGGTGGCCTATGCCCTTTGGCCGGACCTTCCTGAAGAGGCCGCCCTCAACAACCTGCATGTATGGCTTACCCGCCTGCGCAAGGTTCTGGAACCTTGGGGAGTGCCCACCTACTGCCTGGAGGAGGGCCTTGTCCGGGTGGAACTAGACCTTTTTTCCGTGGAAGAGGCACTGGAAAAAGGCGACGCCGAAAGGGTTCTGGCCCTCTACCAGGAGCCCCTTTTCCCCGGCCTAGACCACCCCTTCCTGGATCGAAAGCGGGAGGAGGTCTTCCACCGCGTCAGGGCCCTCTTTGTGCAAAAGGGCGAGCCTCGCCTTCTGGAGCGCCTCCTGGAGCTTGACCCTCTGGACGAAGAGGCCCTTGTTTCCCTGGTGGAGCAGTGCTTGCACAAAGGACAGAAAGTGCGGGCAAAAAGGCTCCTCGAGGCCTACCGCAAACGGCTGCGGGAAGAGCTTGGGGAAAGGCCAAGCCCGGCGCTCGAGGCTCTCTTCCGCCAGCTCTGA
- a CDS encoding S8 family serine peptidase yields MRRWFWLALLLLSACTPSGPNLTLSPSRAVLGEEVEARLSGMSPEGARVFVSGVEATVTAREAGRLRFTVPTVAGGPQPVRVVSASQEARATLGVLGQVDRRRALLRLPLGQTPKLPADFTLIRKDDLQACGFALAELGYSGEALGKALEELEAQDPSYKADPESLWSLSRTLGGEAVGAPLANNRGYKGQGVQVAVLDTGVDAAIPQLSGYDFVDDDSTPQDAFPNGHGTGAAGLVKEVAPDAQIVPVRVCDENGVCRASRVVRGVCWVVQNRHGPTVMNLSLGGDTPVEALKLALQAALSQNIPVAAAAGNQGDQGSPAHYPAAFDLPGLVAVGALEAASGPTGWQPAPYSTQGPYVDLAAPGTNLNCTQPGGTMDTCTGTSFATPLVAVWLSAQPSLNPAQLQQALQQHAKPLPYPPQAVGAGMLDLSQAP; encoded by the coding sequence ATGCGCAGATGGTTCTGGCTAGCGTTGCTCTTGCTTTCGGCCTGTACCCCTTCAGGCCCCAACCTGACCCTCTCCCCCAGCCGGGCTGTATTGGGGGAGGAAGTAGAGGCCCGGCTCAGCGGGATGAGCCCGGAGGGGGCTCGAGTCTTCGTGAGCGGAGTGGAAGCCACGGTGACAGCCCGTGAAGCCGGACGGCTGCGTTTTACCGTGCCAACGGTGGCCGGCGGCCCCCAGCCGGTGCGGGTGGTGTCCGCAAGCCAGGAGGCGCGCGCTACCTTGGGCGTATTGGGCCAGGTAGACCGAAGGCGAGCCCTGCTCCGGCTACCCCTGGGCCAGACCCCCAAGCTCCCTGCAGACTTCACCCTGATCCGGAAGGACGATCTCCAGGCCTGCGGCTTTGCCCTGGCCGAGCTGGGCTATAGCGGTGAAGCCCTGGGCAAAGCTCTAGAAGAACTGGAAGCCCAGGATCCCAGCTACAAAGCCGACCCCGAGAGCTTGTGGAGCTTATCCCGCACCTTGGGTGGAGAGGCGGTGGGGGCACCTTTGGCCAACAACCGGGGCTACAAGGGGCAGGGGGTGCAGGTGGCGGTGCTGGACACCGGGGTGGACGCGGCCATTCCCCAGCTTTCCGGCTACGACTTTGTGGACGACGACTCCACCCCTCAGGATGCCTTTCCAAACGGCCACGGCACCGGTGCAGCAGGATTGGTAAAGGAGGTCGCCCCCGACGCCCAGATCGTCCCGGTACGGGTTTGCGACGAGAATGGGGTCTGCCGGGCCAGCCGGGTGGTGCGGGGGGTGTGCTGGGTGGTGCAAAACCGCCATGGCCCCACCGTCATGAACCTGAGCCTGGGGGGCGACACCCCGGTGGAGGCCCTCAAGCTGGCCCTGCAAGCCGCCCTGAGTCAGAACATCCCGGTGGCCGCCGCCGCGGGGAACCAAGGGGATCAGGGCAGCCCGGCTCACTACCCTGCGGCTTTTGACCTGCCGGGCCTGGTGGCGGTGGGGGCCCTCGAGGCCGCCTCCGGCCCCACCGGCTGGCAGCCCGCCCCCTACAGCACCCAAGGCCCCTACGTAGACCTGGCCGCGCCGGGAACCAATCTAAACTGCACCCAGCCCGGGGGAACCATGGATACCTGCACCGGCACCTCCTTTGCCACCCCGCTGGTGGCGGTGTGGCTTTCGGCCCAGCCCAGCCTGAACCCAGCCCAGCTTCAGCAAGCCTTGCAGCAGCACGCCAAGCCTTTGCCCTACCCCCCTCAGGCGGTGGGCGCGGGGATGCTCGACCTGAGCCAGGCACCCTGA
- a CDS encoding peptidase S8 and S53 subtilisin kexin sedolisin codes for MTNPKALLATALVLLLAACGGGTPPPPSSLTLTVVDAQNVGYTAAYQLGSGSWTALTPNPGGTYTVSLSGNTLYGVAVRCNPLVPGVPTEVHVIQAAASELANPKVTCSGTNPSTVSYTLTVDASGVPGLAVGDAVVVSGRAFSAGGTVASLSNPVAVTLNAPAGPQDLLVTVSASGNPTNFKAAKVVRGVNISAGGSSSVTLTASDALSPQALTVSLPTGFSPTFGMAQVVYLSADNQGLGTVGSASGLAATNFSFRPVSGFGPGDRYTAFAVAGAGGHVLEAYKGSGGGSIALTLPNPWSTGSLGLSATAHPTVSGLSYGGANRRAYRLELEDSTLVYHVTLGTGWLGTATGYSFPNLSSTLGYTPFASGSTVHASVSALLSASPLLQLDATDPSAFTTNTDIGLAIATGSYTVGGASVSLP; via the coding sequence ATGACAAACCCCAAAGCACTTTTAGCCACGGCCCTGGTTCTTCTCCTCGCTGCCTGTGGCGGGGGCACGCCCCCACCCCCCAGCAGCCTCACCCTGACCGTGGTGGACGCCCAAAACGTTGGCTATACGGCGGCCTACCAGTTGGGTAGCGGCTCCTGGACAGCCCTCACCCCAAACCCCGGTGGCACCTACACCGTCAGCTTGAGCGGCAATACCCTCTACGGCGTGGCCGTGCGTTGCAACCCTTTGGTTCCGGGGGTGCCCACGGAAGTCCACGTCATCCAGGCGGCCGCCTCGGAGCTCGCCAATCCCAAGGTCACCTGTAGTGGTACAAATCCCAGCACGGTGAGCTACACCCTCACCGTGGACGCCTCCGGGGTACCGGGGTTGGCCGTGGGCGACGCCGTGGTGGTCAGTGGAAGAGCCTTTAGTGCCGGGGGCACGGTGGCCAGTCTGTCGAATCCGGTAGCGGTTACCCTGAACGCCCCCGCCGGACCCCAGGATCTCCTGGTGACCGTGAGCGCATCAGGCAACCCCACCAATTTCAAGGCGGCCAAGGTGGTGCGGGGTGTAAACATCAGCGCGGGTGGATCCAGCAGCGTTACCCTTACCGCTTCGGACGCCCTATCCCCTCAGGCCCTAACGGTGAGCCTGCCTACAGGCTTCAGCCCCACGTTCGGCATGGCCCAAGTGGTCTACCTCAGCGCGGATAACCAAGGCCTGGGCACCGTGGGTTCCGCTAGCGGCCTCGCCGCTACCAACTTCTCCTTCCGCCCCGTGAGCGGCTTTGGCCCGGGGGACCGCTACACCGCCTTCGCCGTGGCGGGCGCCGGCGGTCATGTCCTCGAGGCCTACAAGGGTAGCGGCGGCGGATCCATTGCCTTGACCCTACCTAACCCGTGGTCCACAGGGAGCCTGGGGCTGAGCGCCACCGCCCACCCCACGGTGAGCGGACTTAGTTATGGCGGAGCGAACCGGAGGGCCTACCGGCTGGAGCTGGAGGACTCCACCCTCGTTTACCACGTCACCCTGGGTACGGGCTGGCTCGGTACCGCCACGGGCTACAGCTTCCCGAACCTTTCCAGCACCCTGGGCTACACGCCCTTCGCTTCCGGGAGTACCGTGCACGCTTCGGTAAGCGCCCTGCTTTCGGCAAGCCCCCTCCTGCAGCTGGACGCCACGGATCCCAGCGCCTTCACCACCAACACCGACATCGGCCTGGCCATCGCTACCGGCAGCTATACGGTGGGCGGGGCTAGCGTAAGCCTTCCCTAG